A window of Paraburkholderia sp. ZP32-5 genomic DNA:
GCGGCCAGTCCCTCGACGACGAACAGCCACTGCCACGGATGCATGCCGAACGGACTGGCCGCATCGAGCAATAGACCCGACATCGGACTGCCGAACAGCATCGCGAGCGGAAAGCCGAAATAGAACATGCCGACGGTCTGCGCACGCGTTCTGGCCGGAAACCAGTTCGACAGGAACAGGATGATGCCGGGGAAGAAACCCGCCTCGGCAATCCCGAGCAGCGTGCGCAGCACATAGAAACTCGTCGCGCTATCGACCAACGCGGTGCACGCGGACACGATGCCCCACGTCACCATGATGCGGCTCATCCAGATCCGCGCGCCGAAGCGGTACATCAGCAGATTGCTCGGCACCTCGAATACCGCATAGCCGACGAAGAAAATGCCCGCGCCGAATGCGAATGCCGCATCGCTCAGGCCGGTGTCGGCCTGCAGCACGTTCTTCGCAAAGCCGACGTTCGCGCGATCGAGAAAAGCCAGCATATACATCAGGATCAGAAAAGGCAGCAGTCTCGTGCGCGCTTTGGCAATCGCGCTGTCGAGCACCGGGCTCGCGGTCATCGTCATGCATCGTCTCCTGGTTTTTTAAGGGCACGGCGGGCATCGCGACGACCGTCACGGCCATCCTGCCCATCGGGCGACAATCGCTAGTGTGCGAAACTATCCAGTCACTGACCACTGATTAATTCGAATCGGCCGATTCGTTAAAGTTATCGCTCGCGATCCTTATGCGGATTCATCGCAACCGGTCATGACAGGAATACGGATATGAATCTCAGGGCCCTTCAATGCTTCGTGATTCTCGCGGAGGAGCTCAATTTCAGCCGCGCGGCCGAACGGCTGCATATCGCGCAACCCGCGCTGAGCCAACAGATCCGTTCGCTGGAAGAAAGACTCGGCACGCAACTGGTCGATCGCGCGCGGCGGCCGCTGATGCTGACCGAGGCGGGACACTATCTGTGCACCGAAGCGCGCCAGATACTCGGCTCGCTGGACCAGATGGCGCTGGCCGCGCAGGAAATCGGCATCGGCCGGCGCGGCTGGCTGAGCATCGGCTTTACGCGCTCATCGATGTACAGCGTATTACCGCCCGCGTTGAAAAAATTCCACAAGGCGTATCCGCAGGTCGAACTGAAGCTGTTCGAAATGCTCACCGAGGAACAGACCGATGCGCTGCGCGACCTGCGCATCCATATCGGCATCGGCCGGCAACCGCTGGCCGCTGAAGGCTGCACGTCGGTCACGCTGCTGCGCGAGCGTGTGATGGTCGTGCTGGAAGCGGGCCATCCGCTCGCCGCACGCAAAACGGTGCGTATCGCCGATCTCGCCGATACGCCGCTGATTCTTTATCCGAAGCATCTGAATGCGCCATTCAAGCGCTCGGTGCAATCGCTGTATCGCGATGCCGGCGTGACGCCGCTCGTCGCGCACGAAGCTTACGAAATCCAGACAGCCATCGCGCTCGTCGCGGCAGGGCTCGGCGTGACCGTGGTCGGTGAATCGGTCGCGCGTCATGGACGTACCGATGTTGTGTTCCGTCATCTGGCGGGGCCGGGTTCGTCGCACCGCTCGACGCTGGCGGCCACCTTCCGCACCGACGATGCCTCACCGCATCTGCGCGCGTTCCTTGAATGTCTGCCGGCGCCGCTCAGCGACGCCGCACTATAAGCAAAAGCCTATACAAGCATAAGCAAGCGGTCTTGGACTCCCGGCCCGTGCGTTCCTATCATGGGCGGTACGCCGATTGCATCATCAGGCGCACATACGACAAAACGCAGCGACGGCGACAGCCGTCCGCGCATGGGACGGAGACAGCATGACCGCATTCGATGAAGCCGCAACGATGCGCAAAGTGTATGGGCGTTTGATGCCCATGCTCTTCGCGATGATGTTCGTCAATTATCTCGACCGGATCAATATCGGTTTCGCCGCGTTGGACATGAACAAGCAGCTAGGCTTCAGTCCAGCGGTGTTCGGGTTCGCCGGCAGCATCTTTTTCGTCGGCTATATGCTGCTCGAAGTGCCGAGCAATCTGATTCTGCATCGCGTCGGCGCGCGTGTGTGGATCGCGCGCATTCTGCTGACGTGGGGCGCGGTGGCCGCCGCGACCGCGTTCGTATTCAACGATACGAGCTTCTATGTGCTGCGCTTTCTGCTCGGCGTGATGGAAGCGGGCTTTCTGCCCGGCATCGCGGTCTATCTGACCAAATGGTTCCCGGTACGCTACCGGGCGCGCGCGGTCGGCGGCTATATCATCGCGGGCTCGTTTTCCGCGGTGCTCGGCGGTCCCATTTCGACCATGCTGATGACCTACGCGAACGGTATTTTCGGTCTCGCCGGCTGGCAATGGATGTTCATTCTCGAAGGCCTGCCCGCGATGCTGCTGGGCGTGCTGACGCTGCGCATCCTGACCGAGCGTCCCGCCGACGCGAACTGGCTGTCGAGCGCGGAAAAGAACTGGCTGGAAGCGACGCTCGCCGCCGAACGTGAAGCAGTCGGTGGCAACCGGCATTTTCCGCTGCTGCGGGTCGCGAGCGATATCCGCGTATGGAGCCTCGCCTGCCTGTTCGGCTGCGCGCTGGTCGGCATTTACGGGCTGTTTCTGTGGCTGCCGCAGATCGTCAAGAGCCTGGGCAACCTGAGCAATATCGAAGTCGGTTTTCTATCGGCCGCGCCGCCGCTGCTCGGCGTATTGGGCACCTTCCTGATCAGCCGCAGTTCCGACCGCACCGGCGACCGCAAGAAGCATCTCGCGTTCGTGTACGGCATGAGCGCGCTCGCGATTGCCGGCAGCGCATATGCGCCGAATCCCGTGATCGCCTATGCGCTGCTGTGCCTGACCGGCCTCTTTATCTACGCGGGCAATCCGCTGTTCTGGAGTCTCGCCTCGTCGTTCAGAACCGGCGCGGCGGGCGCGGCGACGATCGCGCTGATCAATACGATCGCGCAATTCGGCGGCCTGGTCGGGCCGTGGAGCATCGGGCTGGTGCGCAGCGCGACCGGCAA
This region includes:
- a CDS encoding LysR family transcriptional regulator, producing the protein MNLRALQCFVILAEELNFSRAAERLHIAQPALSQQIRSLEERLGTQLVDRARRPLMLTEAGHYLCTEARQILGSLDQMALAAQEIGIGRRGWLSIGFTRSSMYSVLPPALKKFHKAYPQVELKLFEMLTEEQTDALRDLRIHIGIGRQPLAAEGCTSVTLLRERVMVVLEAGHPLAARKTVRIADLADTPLILYPKHLNAPFKRSVQSLYRDAGVTPLVAHEAYEIQTAIALVAAGLGVTVVGESVARHGRTDVVFRHLAGPGSSHRSTLAATFRTDDASPHLRAFLECLPAPLSDAAL
- a CDS encoding MFS transporter produces the protein MTAFDEAATMRKVYGRLMPMLFAMMFVNYLDRINIGFAALDMNKQLGFSPAVFGFAGSIFFVGYMLLEVPSNLILHRVGARVWIARILLTWGAVAAATAFVFNDTSFYVLRFLLGVMEAGFLPGIAVYLTKWFPVRYRARAVGGYIIAGSFSAVLGGPISTMLMTYANGIFGLAGWQWMFILEGLPAMLLGVLTLRILTERPADANWLSSAEKNWLEATLAAEREAVGGNRHFPLLRVASDIRVWSLACLFGCALVGIYGLFLWLPQIVKSLGNLSNIEVGFLSAAPPLLGVLGTFLISRSSDRTGDRKKHLAFVYGMSALAIAGSAYAPNPVIAYALLCLTGLFIYAGNPLFWSLASSFRTGAAGAATIALINTIAQFGGLVGPWSIGLVRSATGNFKLALLTIAAFLVVATIIALVMRVTPADEEAASLAPGDAAPRV